A part of Pseudomonas sp. HR96 genomic DNA contains:
- a CDS encoding MSMEG_0567/Sll0786 family nitrogen starvation N-acetyltransferase: MAEHAYAIVNSTFADFLAGDLLVKPADQAWEKADYYALRRAVFSREQQLFSQDKDDRDFGAIAIVAIAHHCGMPDQVIGAVRIYQPAPLAEPGLWYGGRLCVAQAYRRHAMIGTALVNEAVSRAIDLGCQRFLATVQAANEGYFQRLHWHSLDSLDLLGQPHVLMQAQLPAYPLQPRQVALPARQDGRHAS; the protein is encoded by the coding sequence ATGGCCGAGCACGCCTATGCCATCGTCAACAGCACCTTCGCCGACTTTCTCGCCGGCGACCTGCTGGTCAAGCCCGCCGATCAGGCCTGGGAAAAGGCCGACTACTACGCCCTGCGCCGCGCGGTGTTCTCCCGCGAGCAGCAGCTGTTCAGCCAGGACAAGGACGACAGGGACTTCGGCGCCATCGCCATCGTTGCCATCGCCCATCATTGCGGCATGCCCGACCAGGTGATCGGCGCGGTGCGTATCTACCAGCCCGCGCCGCTGGCCGAGCCAGGCCTGTGGTACGGCGGCCGCCTGTGTGTGGCCCAGGCTTACCGGCGCCACGCGATGATCGGCACGGCACTGGTCAACGAGGCAGTGTCACGGGCCATCGACCTGGGCTGCCAGCGCTTTCTGGCGACCGTGCAGGCGGCCAACGAGGGCTATTTCCAGCGCCTGCACTGGCACAGCCTCGATAGCCTCGACCTGCTCGGCCAGCCCCACGTACTCATGCAGGCGCAGCTGCCGGCCTACCCCCTGCAGCCCCGCCAGGTGGCGTTGCCCGCTCGCCAGGATGGCCGCCATGCAAGCTGA